In Mycteria americana isolate JAX WOST 10 ecotype Jacksonville Zoo and Gardens unplaced genomic scaffold, USCA_MyAme_1.0 Scaffold_35, whole genome shotgun sequence, one genomic interval encodes:
- the LOC142403480 gene encoding SUN domain-containing protein 3-like produces the protein MPSKEVLGSREENRLFPLSGQCAGAVEMPGRLGRQCNGHQKGRRVLRLLFLLLPILSAVVYCWGSTVWGKEALQEASRLPEVELESLGNSQAWLEQKMRELEETAAQVSAARGNILQAAREVLGDHGVQEEKREEILQLTEAAIKKVLENYLQMPDWAPEAIGATIDEERTSKSYGGEGKKTWWLSPFSFSSANPPETILQTRIAPGNCWAFQGSRGHVVIRLPEQIWPMAFTIWHISEAVSPSGEVSSAPKDFAVSGVDEATAETLLGTFTYDVHKEIAQTFHVQKELPRTFRYIKFQVQSNWGNPEYTCVYRVQVHGKTANHSDHPPAEELLQEE, from the exons ATGCCTAGCAAAGAGGTGCTTGGGTCTCGGGAGGAGAACAGGCTTTTCCCTCTGTCTGGCCAGTGCGCTGGGGCTGTGGAGATGCCAGGCAGGTTGGGCAG ACAATGCAACGGCCACCAGAAGGGCAGGAGGGTCCTGAggctccttttcctgctgctccccaTCCTGTCAG CTGTTGTCTACTGCTGGGGCTCAACGGTGTGGGGAAAGGAAGCGTTGCAG GAGGCATCGCGGCTTCCTGAAGTGGAGCTGGAGTCTCTGGG GAACTCACAGGCTTGGCTGGAGCAGAAGATGCGGGAGCTCGAGGAGACGGCAGCTCAGGTGTCTGCTGCAAGGGGGAACATACTGCAGGCAGCAAGAGAGGTCCTCGGAGACCATGGTGTccaagaggagaagagagag gaaattcTGCAGTTGACAGAGGCGGCAATTAAGAAGGTGCTTGAAAACTACCTCCAGATGCCTGACTGGGCTCCGGAAGCCATAG GTGCCACCATTGATGAGGAGAGGACATCCAAGAGTTATGGTGGGGAAGGCAAGAAGACCTGGTGGCTTTCTCcattcagcttctcttctgcaaacCCTCCAGAAACAATCTTGCAG ACCCGTATTGCCCCTGGCAACTGCTGGGCTTTCCAGGGATCTCGGGGCCACGTGGTCATCCGACTGCCTGAGCAAATCTGGCCGATGGCTTTCACCATCTGGCATATCTCCGAGGCAGTCTCTCCTTCCGGGGAAGTCAGCAGTGCCCCCAAAGACTTTGCTGTCTCC GGAGTGGATGAGGCAACGGCAGAAACTCTCCTGGGGACATTCACCTACGATGTGCACAAGGAGATCGCTCAGACATTCCATGTGCAG AAGGAGCTTCCCAGGACCTTTCGCTACATCAAATTCCAGGTgcagagcaactggggaaaccccGAGTACACCTGTGTGTACCGAGTACAGGTTCACGGGAAGACGGCGAACCACAGCGACCACCCGCCGGCCGAGGAGCTCCTTCAGGAagaataa